CAGGCCTCATTTTGCCAATGAATAAAAAAATAAGACGCTGGTATCTCCATCTCGGAAAGGACAAATTTTGATGTGTTTTCAAACCATTTATCAGGGTTACAGAGATCAGTTAAGATGTATTTTTCGAGCCTATGTCGTTTTATGTTTTTTTCTAAAATAGCTATAGGCTTATGCCAGTCAGTATTAGTGGCATCTACTTCTCTGAAAGCTTCTTCAAAACAATCTAACATTACCTGGCTCCCTTGCGGGCATTTCATTACATTTCCTACCACTAACAAGTTGTGATGGTTGCGAAAAAAAAAGGATTCTGGAAGATCAAAGTATTTCAAACAGGTAATGTCCATATCAACCCACCAGCCTCCTTTTTCATACAATAGCTTATAACGGAATATGTCTGAAAATCCGGCATAGCTACCTTTTCCGTGCCCGAGTGTGCTTGGATTACTATAGTGAAAAACTTGTGTTTTCGGTATGATGCTGTTGGCATCTTGTATCACTACACCCGTGGGGATAGACGTTTCTATAGGTTCGTACACCCACAAATGAAATTGATGGCCCTTATTCGTGAATGAGCTGAGTGTTAGTAGCTCTAACTTGCTTAACGTAGTTCCAATCCATAGTCCATGCACAATTGTATTATCCATTAAAACGTTTGTCTTTTCTTTTTTGAATAGCTACCTGAATGAATATAGAAGCAATTGAATGATTGTTTTTTAAATACCGGCGTAAGAGCCTTATCAGACCTTTTTTTAAATAGTAGTAATTACGTTGTAAATGATGCACTAAGATTTTAAGCTGCGATGGAAAAAGGAAGCTATGGATGCCAATAGCCCACAAGAAATGCAGGTCAGTAAAGCACAGATAGGTCAACAGGAAGTAAGGTATCCAGCATTGATAAAACTCGTTAAGAATAATATTACTTATAAATTGATAATCGGCAGGTAACTGGTATCCTCTTTCCCTGATCATAACCAGCTCACGGAAATAGGAAAGTAGAGCGTGTACAATAAATAAGGGAAGCAGGAATAGAAATGGCTTGCCCAAGGCACTACATGCTACGATCAGGAAGAGCACCTCGATTGGGCTCAGAAATTGTTCTATCAGTCTTTTGATACGTCGCTTTCCCTTTAGTGTTACAACAGTTGAAATGCAGGCTTTTATATCGCTGTTATGGTCGTGAAGTTGATGCGTTAGTATATTTCTGATGCCCACAACGGCTAACCAGGCAACGCAGCTCGTAATAACTAACAGTGAAGGTTGCCCTTCAAGAAAAAACAGCGTGCCGATCCAGAAGGGAAGAATAAAACCATAAAGGGTATCCGTTATCACTGCCAGCCAGCCCCTTTCTTTCAGTCTGACCGGCGGGATGCAGTAAAGGTTTAATAGGATGGCTTCCAGCATGAATAGATAAAGCACCGTATGGGATAGGTGTAAAAACAAATAGGGCAATGCACTTAGTGCAAGCGAGAGGAGGGATAGTAGTATAAACTGCAGTATGGAAACATTTTCCAGCCTATTATGTTTTCCAGCCAGCTTGTCTGCGGCAATATCAAACCAGTCGTTTAAAAGGTAACCATAGGTTGCCAGGCCTATATAAGAGCAAAGGAAGAGGGTAATTGTTGTGAAAGAAATAGAAGTATGCTGAATGATGCAGGCAGCATAGCTTATCGAAAGAATGAATGGTGTTTTATATGACCACCATTCATTGAAACGAAGCCTTACCGGAGAAAATGATGATATGCTGTTGGTCTTCATAGGTAAATTTACATTCGTTCAACAAATAGATCCTGGTAGCGGGTATAATAATATAATCCAGAAGCAAATAGACAGAAGGTCAGGATAGAGCTGGGTAACCATTCTATTATTGGTGCAGGAACATCTAAAAGTACATAGCGGTAAAGGGCAAGTACCGAGGCCAGGGGATTCAAGGATAAGATGGTCTTTAAGGGAGCCGGTACCATCTCTGGCATATAAAACACAGGAGTGATCCAAAGCACATACCCTAAGAACACAAATAGCAAATGGTGTATATTAGGATTTCTTATTAGAAAAACGTTGCTCCATAAGCATAAGCCAAGAATAAAGACCAATTGAAAAAAAGTAATAAAGGGTAATAAAAGGAGCTTCCAGCTAAGAGAAGGAGAAAAATTCAGAAACCCTGCACAAATGAAGAATACAAGTAGTATGATAATTAACTCCGGAAGGCATACTAATGTTCTGTAAATAGGAAATGATAAACGTGAAATGGTAGACTTTTGAAGCAATATCTTATCGGCTTCCACTGCTTTTCCGGCACTGTGCATGGTTTCAATGAACGGTAACCAGGTCAGGAAGCCAGAAACAATGATAAGCGCATAGGGTAGGGAAGGGTGGGTGGATTTTAATACAAACACAAATACATATAAGTAGATCAGTAATTGAATTACAGGCCGGAAACCTATCCAGGCAAACTTAAAGCTCAACTTTGAAAATCGGATCGCCATTTCCCGTTTGGCCATCACCCAAAGTACAGGTCGTTCTTTCCATACCGCCTGTAAGGACTGAAACATGCCAGAAGTAGCAGGGGTAATGACATGCTCAAATTTACCTGTAGTGTTGTTCATAAACAATATAATAAGGGTAGTATAATATTATCCTGCTGCATATACCTATTGATTCAAGGGTAGAATGATAAGGAAAATATACTATACCTTCTCCATTTATAAGTTTGTAATATTGCGCTTTGTAGAAATAGGACTGTATTCGTTAGCGTTGTACATTTTTAAATACCTTTTTATAGTACAACGTTCAACCACTTGACAAAATGAGATCATAAGTCTTATAGCTGGTCTAAAGAAATTCAAATAGTAAAAATAAATCTAAATTGTCGATTCGTACGAGTATAAAGGTTGAAAACATTTCCAAAAGCTTCTTTATAAATAATAAAGAAGTGTATGCTTTAAAGGACATTTCTTTTGAAGTAGCTGCGGGTGAAGCCTTTGGTATTGTTGGTAGAAACGGAGCTGGCAAAAGCACACTATTAAAAATTCTCTCCGGCATTATCAAGCCTACCAATGGCGTTATTAGATACAATGGTCGTATTTCCTCCATTTTGGATTTAGGTTGGAGCTTTCATCCTCAGCTCTCTGGATGGGAAAATATGATGTTGACTGCACAGTTGTTTGGTATTGCAGCCGCTGAAGTAAAGAAGAAAGCCGAAGAGATTATGGAATTCAGTGAACTGGATGCAGAAACGCTTAGTCGCCCGGTATATACTTATTCCAATGGTATGTATTTACGGCTTGCTTTTTCTACTGTCATCACATGGCCGGGTGATATTCTCATCTTTGATGAAGTGCTGACAGTAGGCGACGCCATGTTTGTAATTAAGTCGGCAGAAAAATTAAAAAGTCTTAAAGAAAGGGGTCATTCTATTATTCTTGTAAGTCATGAAATGAATCAGATCAATAACTACTGCGACAGGGTAATGTTTATAGATAAAGGTCAATCTATTTATACCGGCCGGTCGGATCTGGCCTTGAATGAATACCAGGAGTATTTTAACCCTTACAGGGATATGGTACCGGATTATGTACCGAACGGTTGTACCTTGTTGAAGGTCAACATTGAAGTGAATAAGACAAAGATGAATAGTGGTGAAATAGTAGCGGCTGATAAAGATATTAAGATCATACTCCATTTAGCGTTGGATCATACAAAAAGCAGGAAAGATTTTGGTTTGATAATGAATGATTGCCAGGGCGTTCAGTTGTTTGGAGACGAAACACTAGACTGGCCAGTAACTGCATTGGGAGGGAACTGTACAATTGAATGGATGATCCCGGCTAACCTGTTAAATACAGGTTTATTCAAAGTATATCTATTCTGGTTTGAAGATAGAAAGCTCGTTGGCAACACTTCAGTAATTAATTTTTCAGTAGCCTCCGATAGACCTGAAAGAGCTGCCTCTCAGGTCAAGCAGCCCTTTTATTTAAAGGGTGCGTTACGTCCTTATAATAGTAAACCCTTTGAAACTACATTGCAACCACTACGGGTGTCTACCAATTAAGTATTAGATCATCTATATTATATTCCAGTTAATTATTTGTGGTCACTTTTATAGGAGCTAAGACTTCCTCCTGTAATATCCATGTTGATATCAGTTATCAATTTTATACTTCCACTTCAACCTGGTTCTGAAACTTTTGAAGTGCCTCTAAACAAAAAGCAGTTGTTAGTTCTTCAGAGCCCCACCCAATTAGCTTCTTGGGCCCCCCATAATAAAGGATTCTTCTTTGCCAGCAACCCGCTTCCGATTGCGTATCGAGTAAGAGTTTAATTTGATTGGTATAAATAGTTATCGGAGCGTTAAGATCTGCTAATGCACATATGGCTAGTGCGGTGTCTAGCACACTGCTTCCGAACATTCCATTAGGCAAAGTTGCGCTTAATATTTTATCTATTATGAGTTTTCTACTTGGCTCCAAGTCTGAAATGCCCGCTTTATAGTTCCTGGCAATAAAATAATAAATGCTGAAAGGATTGCGATACCACTTATCACAATCGTCTTCCTTGTTTTCTTTTATAATGTTATTCAGATAACCTACAATTGGTGCCGTTGTTTTATTATGGCCCAAATAAAACAACACATTTGCATTTACTGCTGCATCAATGTCATTACGTTCGCATTCCATTTGCCGCCAGAAAAAATAGGTGCTCACTGGCTGAAGTAGTTCAGACCTTACCAGGCGTATATAATCACGATTGTGCTTTTGTTTAAGTCGAAAGGATAACCACGTATAAAACAAACCCTCTTTATTTCTATTAGAAGTAATAAGATTAATGTTTTTACCCCTGATCCATTTGATTCCATTCTTTTCTAAGATGTAAGACACGCAGCAGGTATCATCTAAGTCGGCGGGAATTATTGAATGGTAACCATGAAGTTGTGTATAATGCTTCCATGCTCCAGGTCCCTTCATTTCACGTAACAAGAAGCCTGTACTCAGGCTGATCATTTCATTAACAAAAGCATTCTTTGCTAAAAAGCCCAGAGAATAACATATTAAAGCGGTTGAAAAAACCGAACTGTCAGGCGTACAGTTAATGTGCATTTCATCATCAGTGGCGGTGAATGCACGGAATTGTCCATTTGGATATTGATACTGTTTTAGATATTCAATACCTCGCCTTATAGCATCCTCTATATTCAGTTGGTCCATCTACGGTGTCTAATTGAAAAGATATAATACATAGTTAGATTAATACAAATATTACAGTACGTAAAACAACTGTGATCTCATAATGTTATGTTTGTTCTTGCTAATCGTATCAGTTGGAATAATTAGAAAGTTCCCTGCCTTTCTTAAACCTTCATTAACGGATGTTGCAAGTATATTGGTATCCAGCAGTGCAAACCAATACTAAGTCTGTAAGCTAAAAAAGACAATATTTAAATGAAATTAATTCGCTTATTAGCTGGGTACTATATTTTGTAATTCCTCGCTAGTAGTCCTGCAAATCGGGGAAACCTTCGAGCTACAAAGAACTTGGATGGGCGTCAGAGACCTGGCATGCTCATGAAAACATCTTCTTAAGACGCCGGTTTACGCCACGCAAAATTCTTCCTGCAGTAAACTGATTAGATGAGGCATCGGAAGCTATATATGTTTCCTCTGGTTTCCACTCGCCATTATAAAGACGTTCGCGAATAGCAGGCCCCTTAACTAAAAGTTCTAAAAATCGTTTGTAGGTGATTTCGCGATTTGGGTTTGGTGTGCTACGCGACGTATGAAGGCCGGGCGGTGGTTGCAAGACAGCGTCAATGGAATGGTCGACGAAGAAATTTTTGCTTGTCGGATAGACGTCAAACTGTCCGGTAGCACTATTCAAGATATACAAGGACGGCGTGTGACCCGCAGGATAGGTTTCGATTTGAATGGCCACACGGGACGTAGTACTATTGTTTTGAGGCGACCAGTGAATGAGCGAATCGCAAAAGATAACAGCCTCGCCTACCCCTACATCAATAGGTAAAAGGTGTTTTTGAATAAGACTGTCCTCAAAATCAGCAAAGAAGGGCCGACATAAAGGGCTAGCAATATCCGGCACGACCTTGTGACTACCTGGTATCACATGTAGTGTGCCGTTTTCAGCTGTAGTATCCTGCAACGGCATCCAGATCGTGAGTGTTGTATGTTCATGGTCTAGTACAGGCCAATTCTGGTGGATCTGGAAGCGTCCCTTACCTGGAGGCTTCACATAGAAATTACCAACCAGCATTTCGTAATTATTGAGCACTGCATCAAACCTCGGAAAAATATACCGGGCAATAATGTCCTGCACATGCTGCTTATACGTGCGATCAGTATCAAGAAAGGTGCAGTGGTAGGAGGAGACATTAAGTGGGTTGACTGGGTTTGTATCGGGATCGAAACCATCGGCAGGCGTTAGTGCCTGGAACTCCTGAAGCACTTGTGCCATAAGCTCGGGCTCGGCACAAGCTATTTTAACAAAGCCATCACGAACGAATTGCTGCTGCAGTGTATCAGAAACGAATATGTTGCGATCCATGGATAATTGTTGAGGGATGAAAGTACGATTTATATTTTGGCCGATAACAATAAGCGCTGATATCTAAGATCGCAAATGAAGTGCACGGCACCGGCTTTCCAAAATGACAGCTAAACCTAATCTTCCAATAATCAATAGCAATCGACTACGGAAAAGTAGTCAACTGATATTAACTCAGACTTCTGTCATTTCAGTAAGCCTCCTTTTGTTAGGCGCGCTTTATACCCCTTACTCTTAAATACTTGCTGTATATTGGTCAGTAGGTTCTGCATCGAAAATCAATGGTGCTGTTTAGTAGATAAGTACCACTATTAAATTCTGTTGCGTTAGAAAACTATTAGTATGTAAACCTAGCCGATAAATCCTTGCTTTACAAGGATGTGAAACAAAGGCTATTTGTAAGAATAATTACACCGTAATAGTAATACGTCGGCGTAATTCTAGAGCCCAAGCCTGATTAACAATAGTGATCCAAATACTTCCACGAAGGGTTTGCGCAAAGGCTCTCGTCACCATCGCGGCTTTGCGTTTTTTATTTTATCCGCTTTTGCGAGAGAGCTCACATCGCTACTAAAACAAAAAAGCCCTCGGGTTTTATCGGAAAGCCTTTATGCACAGGCCTAACCGAAGTTCGAACTTTTGGTTTAAAGTCCTAAGAAAAGTAGCAGATTATCAGTATGTTATTGAGTGGTCATAACTATAATGCTCAATTCCCCTTTTAGCCATTTCTTTGCATCAATAGGCGATAGCATTAGTATTAAAACTACTCTTTTTGTTATAGTTTCAGAAAACTGCAGACTCAATCAATGGCGTAAAAAAATATTCCGGTTTGAATGTGAAAACAATCCTTTCAATTATCTATTCTTTACGTCATCTCTAACTAAAGTTGTGGTAGTAAAGGCAAAGTGCAATTACTGCGGCCCTTTGATTTATGAGATGCTGGAGAAGCTGATTTAAGAAAGTAAAAAGTTCAACTGAAGCTTTTGCTACCTATTGAATGCATATACAAACTGCCAAAGCGCCAAAATACTTTTAAGTGAATGTTTATAGTTGGCAGACGCTTCAAATTGAGTGAGCAATTAAGGAGAGTTGTTTAATTTAATCAACTGCACTTTACATTTTGATAGTTTGTCAAATAATGTTCTATTACGTTTATGAGGCTGCCATTCATAAAGCAGCAGGTCTGCAGGCCTCCACAAGGCAACCCAGGCAAGAATAATAAATAACTCTCGCAGGGTTAACATCAATGCATTTTCAGGGAGAAGGCTTTTTAACATTTTAGTCAGTAAAAACATAACGATCAAAAAAGCAAAGCCAATGGCCAAACTTCTTAACCCGCGTCGTACAATTGCCTTTATTTGATGAATTTCTTTTTCGCGTTTGCTTCCAAAATGATCTTGAATAATGGACCAAATCTCATTCTCATGCAGAGTGCTTTCTTCCTCGGTTAGTATCGTTATTTGCAAACCTGAACGGGATTTCCATTTTTCTGCTTCGTCAATAAGAAATTCTTCTATGTCTGGATGCAGCAACCGCTTGCAGGATAATGGAGTTGCAGATTGATAAAAAAGATCCTGCACTTTTTGTACTCTCAGTATTATATCATTGGCTTTTTCTTCCAGAAAATGATTTTGTTTAACCAAAGATCGGAAATGGAACAATTCTACCTATGTTGCAGCAATATTTCTGTTCTTTTATATGACTAATTGATTGAAGTATTTTGATTGATCTTGAGAGCTTCACTTTGATATACTATTTGTTTCGCATTGTCTGATGCGCAAATAAAACCTGCTCCCAACATAATTACATCTTTTATCACCAATCTTCCTGCGGCCGATAAATAGGGAAATCCATATTGCGGAGTAGTGAAATCTCCACCTAAATTAGAAACAAACGCCTCGGGAGTAGTAATTAAAAATGACAGCGTTACCAATGACATCCCAACTGTCAAAACTCCTCCTAACAGGCCAACTTTTGCGTTCCAGATTCCTGACAGAGTCAATACGCCAATGATCACTATCACTATACCCAACCCATATGAAAATGAATAAGTTCCGTTTTTCTTGTGCCAATCAATATTTTTTTGAACTGTTTTCCCTTCAGGATTTTTATATTGTTTGTATTCAGGCGCCTTTTGGTTATAAAAGAAATTCATCAATGGACTGTTGGCAACAAATGGAACAATGCCATCAGCTTCATATTGAAAAGCCTTGAGCCCTCCAATCCAAACCATTACTATTAGAATAGCTATACGTGTCAGGTTAATAAAATGAGATTGACTGTTTGCTAGTAATCCTATGAGTTTTTTCATTTTAAGTTGAATTTTACATTCTGATTAAATAGGGCCAATATTTCCACGTCTTAGAGAAATACTTATTATCCAAACTTTACTGAGGTCATGGTAAGCGAGCCACCAACTGCCTTATCGTTAAAGAAGGAAATATCATCTTTGCTTCCCTTTAATGAAAGTGTGTAAAGCAGTGGCCAGTAGTGCTCGGGGGTTGGAATTGATAACAAAGCTTCTTTTCCTAAGGATTGATAGTTGATCAAATGATCATGCTTTCCATTAGTAATCAGTTCTTTAAATTTTTCATTCATCTTCAAAGCCCAGTCATAGCCATATTCCCTCTCGTTTAATTTGTCCCAAGCTACCATTCTTAAGTTGTGCACCATGTTGCCGCTGCCAATAATCAACACACCTTTCTTCCTTAAATCGTATAACTCTTTTGCCAGGTCATAATGGTATTGCGGACCTTTCGTATAGTCAATGCTCAATTGTAATACAGGAATTTTGGCATCAGGATACATATGTCTTATTACGGTCCATGCGCCATGATCCAATCCCCAATCATGATCCAGTTCAACCTGTGTTGATGTAATAATCGATTTTGTTTCAGCGGCTAATTGGGAATCACCGGGAGCAGGGTATTGCACGTCAAATAATTCTTGTGGGAATCCGCCGAAATCATGAATTGTCTTAGGGAAATCCATTGCGGTAATCCTTGTTCCTTTACTTAACCAATGTGCTGATATGATCAGAACCGCTTTCGGTACTTCAATTTCTTTTGCCAATGCTTTCCAGCGTTGGCTGAATTCATTGTCTTCAATTCCATTCATTGGCGAACCATGGCCTATAAAAAGAACAGGCATCAGTTGTGCCTGCTCTTTTAGTTCACCAGTGAATCGGTTGAATGCTGATAAATTTGTCATGTTGTTATTCCTTAGTTTAGTTTATGCTTTTCTTTTTGGTGTGTAGATTTAATACTAATGTTTTCTGACTGTTTAATAATAGCACTGATTATTGTGCTAAATAACCACCATCTGCCGGGTAATAACTACCGGTAACAAAAGATGATTTAGAAGAGGCTAGCCATAAAATCAATTCGGCAATTTCTTCTGATTCACCCAATCGGCCTATAGGATGTAAACCTACCAGTGCATTTAGTGCTGTCTTGTCAAGGGAACTCACAACCAAAGGCGTTTTTATATAACCAGGACCTACTGAGTTAATGCGGATCTTTTTGTCAGCATATTCCAGAGCGGCAGCTTTTGTTAGCCCCACTACACCATGTTTGGCAG
This genomic interval from Flavisolibacter tropicus contains the following:
- a CDS encoding UbiA family prenyltransferase, whose amino-acid sequence is MKTNSISSFSPVRLRFNEWWSYKTPFILSISYAACIIQHTSISFTTITLFLCSYIGLATYGYLLNDWFDIAADKLAGKHNRLENVSILQFILLSLLSLALSALPYLFLHLSHTVLYLFMLEAILLNLYCIPPVRLKERGWLAVITDTLYGFILPFWIGTLFFLEGQPSLLVITSCVAWLAVVGIRNILTHQLHDHNSDIKACISTVVTLKGKRRIKRLIEQFLSPIEVLFLIVACSALGKPFLFLLPLFIVHALLSYFRELVMIRERGYQLPADYQFISNIILNEFYQCWIPYFLLTYLCFTDLHFLWAIGIHSFLFPSQLKILVHHLQRNYYYLKKGLIRLLRRYLKNNHSIASIFIQVAIQKRKDKRFNG
- a CDS encoding ABC transporter ATP-binding protein; the encoded protein is MSIRTSIKVENISKSFFINNKEVYALKDISFEVAAGEAFGIVGRNGAGKSTLLKILSGIIKPTNGVIRYNGRISSILDLGWSFHPQLSGWENMMLTAQLFGIAAAEVKKKAEEIMEFSELDAETLSRPVYTYSNGMYLRLAFSTVITWPGDILIFDEVLTVGDAMFVIKSAEKLKSLKERGHSIILVSHEMNQINNYCDRVMFIDKGQSIYTGRSDLALNEYQEYFNPYRDMVPDYVPNGCTLLKVNIEVNKTKMNSGEIVAADKDIKIILHLALDHTKSRKDFGLIMNDCQGVQLFGDETLDWPVTALGGNCTIEWMIPANLLNTGLFKVYLFWFEDRKLVGNTSVINFSVASDRPERAASQVKQPFYLKGALRPYNSKPFETTLQPLRVSTN
- a CDS encoding DUF417 family protein; the protein is MKKLIGLLANSQSHFINLTRIAILIVMVWIGGLKAFQYEADGIVPFVANSPLMNFFYNQKAPEYKQYKNPEGKTVQKNIDWHKKNGTYSFSYGLGIVIVIIGVLTLSGIWNAKVGLLGGVLTVGMSLVTLSFLITTPEAFVSNLGGDFTTPQYGFPYLSAAGRLVIKDVIMLGAGFICASDNAKQIVYQSEALKINQNTSIN
- a CDS encoding phytanoyl-CoA dioxygenase family protein, giving the protein MDRNIFVSDTLQQQFVRDGFVKIACAEPELMAQVLQEFQALTPADGFDPDTNPVNPLNVSSYHCTFLDTDRTYKQHVQDIIARYIFPRFDAVLNNYEMLVGNFYVKPPGKGRFQIHQNWPVLDHEHTTLTIWMPLQDTTAENGTLHVIPGSHKVVPDIASPLCRPFFADFEDSLIQKHLLPIDVGVGEAVIFCDSLIHWSPQNNSTTSRVAIQIETYPAGHTPSLYILNSATGQFDVYPTSKNFFVDHSIDAVLQPPPGLHTSRSTPNPNREITYKRFLELLVKGPAIRERLYNGEWKPEETYIASDASSNQFTAGRILRGVNRRLKKMFS
- the ygiD gene encoding 4,5-DOPA dioxygenase extradiol — encoded protein: MTNLSAFNRFTGELKEQAQLMPVLFIGHGSPMNGIEDNEFSQRWKALAKEIEVPKAVLIISAHWLSKGTRITAMDFPKTIHDFGGFPQELFDVQYPAPGDSQLAAETKSIITSTQVELDHDWGLDHGAWTVIRHMYPDAKIPVLQLSIDYTKGPQYHYDLAKELYDLRKKGVLIIGSGNMVHNLRMVAWDKLNEREYGYDWALKMNEKFKELITNGKHDHLINYQSLGKEALLSIPTPEHYWPLLYTLSLKGSKDDISFFNDKAVGGSLTMTSVKFG
- a CDS encoding ABC transporter permease; its protein translation is MNNTTGKFEHVITPATSGMFQSLQAVWKERPVLWVMAKREMAIRFSKLSFKFAWIGFRPVIQLLIYLYVFVFVLKSTHPSLPYALIIVSGFLTWLPFIETMHSAGKAVEADKILLQKSTISRLSFPIYRTLVCLPELIIILLVFFICAGFLNFSPSLSWKLLLLPFITFFQLVFILGLCLWSNVFLIRNPNIHHLLFVFLGYVLWITPVFYMPEMVPAPLKTILSLNPLASVLALYRYVLLDVPAPIIEWLPSSILTFCLFASGLYYYTRYQDLFVERM
- a CDS encoding glycosyltransferase; this translates as MDNTIVHGLWIGTTLSKLELLTLSSFTNKGHQFHLWVYEPIETSIPTGVVIQDANSIIPKTQVFHYSNPSTLGHGKGSYAGFSDIFRYKLLYEKGGWWVDMDITCLKYFDLPESFFFRNHHNLLVVGNVMKCPQGSQVMLDCFEEAFREVDATNTDWHKPIAILEKNIKRHRLEKYILTDLCNPDKWFENTSKFVLSEMEIPASYFFIHWQNEAWRHYGFDKNQIKYKSTLARLMQEHGLLQNKFTKKECFKNRLYHSNILRNLRLLGVRSDE